The genomic stretch GGAGGCCATTAAGCTTCGTACTAAATATGAAGACAAGTATTTAAGAACGATAGATAAAGTTTGGGCAGTTTTTGATAAAGACAGTTTTCCAGCACGCAATTTCAATAACGCGATAAATAAAGGTGAAAACTCTAATCCCAAAATACATTGTGCCTGGTCAAATGAGGCATTTGAGCTTTGGTATCTTCTGCATTTCAATTATTATAACACTGGTATTTCCAGAGAGCAATATCAGAGAAGTTTGGAAGCTGAGATAAATCAAGCTTCCAAAAGATCTGATTTTAAGTATGAGAAGAATTCAGTTAACATGTTTTCCATTCTCAAAGAATACGGCAGTCAGGAAAAGGCGATTAAGAACTCAAAAAATCTTGCTGATTTGTACAGTGATTTCAGCTATGCAGTTCATAATCCATGCACTATGG from Desulfonatronum sp. SC1 encodes the following:
- a CDS encoding RloB family protein, with product EAIKLRTKYEDKYLRTIDKVWAVFDKDSFPARNFNNAINKGENSNPKIHCAWSNEAFELWYLLHFNYYNTGISREQYQRSLEAEINQASKRSDFKYEKNSVNMFSILKEYGSQEKAIKNSKNLADLYSDFSYAVHNPCTM